The Oreochromis aureus strain Israel breed Guangdong linkage group 7, ZZ_aureus, whole genome shotgun sequence region gactGAACTTCAATAACTTAGTGAAacttaaaagagtgtgtttAATATATTAAGTCTTACACTCCCTTGCTCCACCACCACTAAAGGAGTTCATTAGGCATAAAGAAAGCTCAGACAGGACCACTCGAGCTACAATCCAAGGAGACATGTTTATACCCCACAGACGGACAGCATTTGGGCAGAACGTCCTTTCTGTCAAGGGCGGCCATCTGTGGAACAGTCTTCCTCAATCCATTCGAGAATGCTCTACATTCAATTTGTTTAAGGCAAAGGTTAAAAACTGGTTATGGACAAATCAAGTGTGTGATCATGTATAAGTtgtatagttttaatgttttatttgggaacagaatggtgtgtatgtgtaagtttGGTGATGGAGCTTTtattatgaatgaatgatgaatttttatgaattattatgtctatttttttatgtttaaggacaacagatggaaattagcccttGGGTATAATCTGgtatgtttacattcatgtaatttttttttacatttatgttcattaacatgcactgtcctaaataaataaattaaaattaaattaaaaacacagtgGCTGAGGTTACAACTTCTGAGTAAAAAGTAATAACAGTGTCAAAAAATAAGCCTGTTTTAATAACTACAACAACTTTAATAATTCTAGTTATATATAACTTATTATATTACGTACCTAATgcagtggccagtgagtgtatagtcactttatttttaaacttagaTATAACTTTTATTCAgatctttattaattaatttatttgcattttgtttttttttactgcagttACACAACATCACATTTTTAACAGGTTACTGAAAGTGTTGAACCAGAGCCGTTATCTGGCAGAATCCGAAGCGTCTCATCAGCTGAGATCATCTTCCGTTAAAAccagaaaaacaggaaagaagatttttcaaatctttgcCAAGAGGGAAATTCTCCCTTCCCCCCCAGCATTACAAATTTCCACAGAATCTTTTAGACATTTCTGGTTTAGTTTCTTGTAGAGCAATTTCCAGAACATTCATTATGTTTTCCCTTTTCAGGTCTTCTTCTTAGCCTTTGGTATGATGGGAGGTGGCTCAATGTTGAGCTCTCGCTGGAGGTCCTCGAGGCTCTGTTCCCAGCGCCTCTCGTAGAAGATGCTGAGGACGCAGCGAGCACGCCGACCGCTCTGCAGAGCCCATGGGCCCAAAGATGTGAAGAGTGACTGTAAACGACTGGGAGAGGcacaaggaaacacaaagaAGGAAGATGAGAGCGTCATATAACAATAATGAGGAAACCTGGCAAATAAACAAGTCACAACAAAGTCCCCTGATACTGAGGAAATTCACAGGTATTAAATGAGGAAGACTTTATGATTTGCAGGCAAACAGCCCACATACATGTCATCATCCCACACCCACGCACATGTACTCACTTACAGGATTTCACTGATTTTACTGTTTCCAGATGTTTTACTTTGGACTTTTTACACTGTATCCACTAAATCCAAGTACAAAAGGACTTCTAATCATCTCGGTTATTTTCTCCATTGTGCTGAACTGAAAGTGAAGAACTGTTATTAAGACGAGGCGGTCATTCGATGATGACAGTAAATGCAAGTTTGGCTTCTGGGTAACTGAGATGgtttattgctttttatttcaAGAAACAATGACACATCAAATACTCCAGAAATGGACCTAGATGGATTTacatacactatattgccaaaagtattcgcTCATCTGCTTTCACAAGCATATGAACTTGAGtaacatcccattcttaatccatggGGTTTAACATATTGGCCCACCCTTTGCACCTATAACAGCAGAGTGCATGACTAGGTACTTGATTTTATTCACCTGCTGCCATGGAAGTGATcagaacacctgaattcaatgataTGGATTTGGGAGTGAACACTTTTGTGTACAATCTAACATTCACTTCCACCTCCACTTGGAGAGGGGTCTGGGTTTTCACTTCTCCCTCTGGCtcccctttttattttttactcaaCTCTTTGTCATGTTTCATGAGAGTAACTGATTACAACATTGAATTCCTTCCTCTTGAGCTTGCTGTTCCCCTTTTAGAACGATATTTATCTGATGTTCAATAGctggatttctttctttctttcttttttttttaagctagaATTCTGTTGCAGGAAAGGAGCTGACTTAAAGTCTGGGTTGCGCAAAAGAAGACaccacacacaacgcgctctgtttagactcagagcaaacaatactgtttgactgatggcccttaatataaagacttcggactttacgtttcccaatttttgcttcaagttattttgttatttacataataatgtaaataacctaataattatccttattgcagttttagaggagcggtgcttcaaaggatagttgcagatttctgtcagaatctgcagattatacagtacaaataaaatgttcacgttgtcttcccaacagtttcactgacatctacactggatggccaggaagcgttcgcgatgtcctctcgggcgcttctccggcgctgataattggcgtctgtgttgtgtcagtgacgtaaaagacggatttaatgcgacatgaccgttcaaacagccgtcgctttctaaaacatcggatatgtatcggattcagtacctcatacgaaagtgacccagatcggatttgaaaatatcggatttgtgccgttcacactgtcataccatgatcggatatgggtcgcatagggtcaaaaaaatcggatttgatgcgctttcgcctgcagtgtgaacgtagcctaacaGATGCTCTGGCGGGGTTTTTCACTGAGCCCTGAGTTTCTCTCTGACTCTTCCCCTCTTGCTGAGGCAGCTCTGATTTCATTTCCTTTAATATCAAAGCATGCAACAGAGCGCATCGATGTTCATGTTGAACTTCcagttaaatataaattttttaGCCTTTAATGTGACCGATTTGTGATTAAATAGTAATGGATGTAGAGCGCACCTTTATAATTgtatcattagttattattaatctctggctttcTTCAGTGTGTCATTCCCAACTGAAAGCAGCAGATGCCTGGTTCTCCTGGAGGTTtccttctgttaaaagggagtttttctttcgcCCTGTTGGTCATTGGTGGGaagtcttgttgtttttttctctgtattattgtagggtctttaccttacaatataaagcacactgaggtcactgttgttgtgatttggcgctatataaacgaaactgaattgaattgaaatactgtattaaaatGGAGAATCCTGGTATCAGAGCTCCACTAATGGTGTCAAATTTTTTCATAACCTACAAACAAACTTAACACGAGGTTAATGTATTCAGAGTTTATCATATAAGGAGTTTAGCTCTAAACTCAACATTATTCCTGCTTTTTGAAACAGACGGCAGCCTGTAATCAGACTCAACCCAACACTTACAGAAATTTCAGCAATTCAGTCAAACTGTAACTCTCCTGTTATCCCAACTATACCTTGCATTTAGCCGTAGTGGCCCCAGCACAGCTCCAAGAGCACACATGGGAAGCCCAGTCTGAGCAGCTTCAAACCATTTCACAGCGACTTCACCTGAACGGAAGACACAGAAAAggacacaaacatgcaaattaaagattaaattaggagaaagaaaaggagaagttGTCAgccaacagttttttttaagtgtattaAAAATAACTTCTGTGTAAACCCTGTTTCTCTTCTCAGAGTTTTTGGCAGGTTTATTCTGATATAGAATCGGTCAAATAGGAGATGCCTGCAAAACTGAAAGCTCAGGTCAACACTTCATATCAAATGGACTTAAAATGTAGGTTTAGAGATTTGTAGGTTTGCAGAGACAACTGGATGAGAAAACTTGGGAGAGAAACAATGAAGTTCAAATCTCAAATCCAGTTTTGCTGTAAAACTGGAAACATTTGTTCAGACACGCACAGAATAACTCTCACTGACATATAATTAGGTATGCACTATATAAAAACAATGCATGGCTTGGCTGTGAAGTTTCTATAAATGAACTTTTACTTTGCAGATGAAAGTAAATGTCAGAAAATAGCATTTTCAGATTACACAGAACTCGACTCACCCAGCATGTTAGTGGGCATGCCCAGTAAGGTGTGCAGTAAGTCGTGGACCTCTCTGTATCTTTGCATGACATAAGCTAGCTCCTCGTTGTCCACAAACTTCACGTCTGCTCTTGAGTCAGGAGTCACATCCTGAGGGAAAAATTCAAAAACGGAAGAAGGAAGGAGCGTGTTTATATCAAACAATAAGTGTttacaaatgcacaaaaaaacatGTACATATGCACATCACATCAGCAAATACTCACATTGTCCTCCAGAAATCTGAGGTATTCCCTCCCAAAGGAGCCGTCAGGCAGCGAAGCCATCTTTGTCAGATCGAGCGTAGACAGCCGGATCCTCGGCCTTTCTCTGCAAGatcaaatcaaataataataaagcgcAACACTAATTCCAAAAAAgctgggatgctgtgtaaaatataaataaaaacacaatgcaaTGCAAGCTTAACCATATAGAAAAACCgagaccagctgctggacttttggattccagctgctcagcagtcctgggtcttctttgtcatattttcacttTAGCATCGTCTTGCTTTCAGGCCTTCCCTGAAAAAGATATCATCTGGATGGGAGCGTATGTTGCTCTAAAATCTCTATATACCTTTCAGTTGCCTGATGTTACCTTTCCAAATGTGCACTGTTGCACTCCCATACCATTAGAGAGAGATGCAGGCACCAATAACAAATTGAATAGTCGCTCTCCTCTTTAGTCTTGCAGCGTCCATGTTTTCGCTCCAAAAATTCTaaatttggattttttctgACTACAgaactgtttttgtctttgcctCAATCCACTTTAAATGGATAGATTAGAGAAGACAGCAGGGTTCCTGGTTCAGGTCTACATCTGGGCTCTTCTTTGCACAATAGAGCTTTAACCTGGATTTGTGGATGGCATGGTGAACTGTGTTCAAaatgatttctggaagtgttgCAGCGCCGCCTGACAGCCCAAAGATAACAGACATCTAGTACCAATTTTGGCCTTGCCTAtgcgcacagagatttctccagattctccgACTAAACTGTTGATGATGAGCAACTCAAAGTCTTCACAATTTTACACTGAGGAACATTAACTCTGAAACTGTTCAATGACTTCTAGATGCAGTTTTCTGCAGACTGGTGAACCTCTGACCATCTTTACTTCTGAGGAATGCTGCCTCtcaaagatgctctttttattcCCAGTCATGTTCCTGCCATCAAATTacaaaaatgatacattttctctgtttaaacatttaatttgttttctatgttctattgtgaataaactACAGGTTTATCAGATTTGCACAtcactgcattctgtttttttaaacattttaaacagcaTCCTTCGAAGATCCAAattcattcacatttttttttaaatgtgcctgAAGCAGAAAGCACTCTGACGTTCTGCCACACTGACTCACGTTAGGACAGCGTAGCCTTCAGGGTCATTTCTCATCCTGTCCCTGAGCTTTATGAGCGCTAGGTGTCCCGTTGTCTCCCCCAGGACTGCAACCATGTCTGTAAAGTACCCAGAGTTTCATGAAATCCAAGGGCACCGAGTGCAACATCATGACAGTACAGTGAAATGTTGAcgatatttttatttacagtaaagAAACCATGTGTTGATTCTAAACAGGTCACTACTGTTTACTCATCATGGAAACAATACTCAGAAACTTCACAAACTTTTAATCAGTCTGCTTTAAAGACGGAGCTGGGAAAGACCTCTGTGCCTgtgaaaaatgcattttaaaaaaaatccatttattTATCAATTTATTTTTGGACATGAATCGATACTAAGCAGTGAATGTCATGAGAAACCTCACTAAATGTCAGCTGACAGGTGTTAAGACTCTGTTCCTTCATTTAGGTTTCAGGGTAACTAATATGTGGCTGTAATTTGTATTTAGTCTCATTTTTGTTTCCAAGACATTTTAAGTCACGTACTAAAGGTCTCCAGAGAATAAGCCCTTGAGAATGAATACAAAACGCTTAATCAGTACATGGGAAAAGAATCTAATCAGTGGTATCATTTctgaaaaatggaaaacaatCCCAATCTGGAGCCACATCAAGGTCACAGACTTGTTCACATCCCTATCAGTTGGAGACTGGCTGAGATCAGTTTTACCAAGAAGCCAAAAATacactttgctttttttattcttacatatttttgtgctattttgttctttctttggaGACCAAGAAGACATTTTGTACAGTGAAAACACTGCCTcaaaaaaatacatgtaaatTAAGGTTAGGCTCCGATCACTGTGATTCAGACACGAAGGCAAAAAAGTTCAAATGTAAATGTTGGCACTAAATTTTATACCGTTAACTCCAACACCACTCAGTTTAAAAACAGCTGTGCTTTAAGGTTTATCCGTGACCTTGTAAACAGCACTTTGATTAAATATCCTCATCTTAACCGATTTATAGTCTAACACACAGAAATGCTTATATGAGCGTCTCACCATGTCTGTAGGGGTTCTGCAGTGCCGCCACACCTGACCCAATGGACAAGAGAGCTTTTTGAACGGCGGTGGTGGGAATATGTCCAGGGTACAGTCCATCGTAGTGGATGTTTGTAAactcagtgctgctgctgtgcagctgctgaacacaaactactAAGGAAAAGATGGAGTGGCATTAAACACTGGACTATTCTATACagactattgctgttataacaAAAAATAACTGAACAGATTATTGATAGTGGAGTGTCTAAATACCAAAACCTTTATGGCAGGATAAACCATTCAGAGCATTTATTTGTAGTAACAGACTGCACTGCACATCAAAGTTATTAGAGTTAACTAAAACTAGATgacaggggaaaaaagaaaaaaagttttaattaagtaaaatgaaaataaaaactagactTTTGAAACAGATTAAAACTAAATGAAATGACTTTTTTGAACCTGGAAAACTGactaaaattacattaaaaaatacagAGGAAATATCCTCAGTTACTATCTGTTAGTATGGTAAATATTTTATAATAGCTTGGCTGATGAGGCATTGATGGATATGTGTATTGAGACTTTGGATGTCTTGAACAATGTGAATCAACTGCTTtcaaaagatgtgtttttttaacttaatttttATTAACACTTAAACAATTAGTCATTCGTTGTTATATTACAGTTGTCACATTTACAGTTATGGTGGCAGAATATAGCATTCacataattacttttttataataacaataataataataataatgataatgatgatgcttaaatataaataaatctaaaaatgaaaaagataaatagatagatgaagcaaaggaaaaaaacacaaccataattaaattaatatttcCCACTAATGTGTTTCTCTCCCTTCATTGTtcaaataatgtaaaaatagGTCTCCGTCTCCTCATGAACAAGTCTTTGTTCCATTTCTAATGTTCCATTAGATAGAGTTCCCAAATTCTAACTCCAACCACATATGATATGATGGAGGGTTGTGTTTCAGCCATCAGATGAGTTTTTATTGTAATACCTGCACTGATTTTCCTAAATCTTTCCTCTAATGTATGGCCTCAATGGAACAAAGATTATAGGGACTAAAAGTAACACTGAAACCAGTAAAATTAAGTATTTTCAAGCAATAAAACCTACCTGAACTCAAAGTGAAAAACTGATTAAAGTAAGTGATAAAatcaaaaactaaaacacaaaacaataatgACAACAATGTTGGCTCCTTCTGAAGAAGGAAGCCACAGTCCTgtcttgtgtatgtgttttggcAGAAACGTGTGCTTAATTTACGTCACATTTTGTGTTCGTACATCTGATCTGCATGAGCTCCATGAGAATAGATGGCACCAGAAACACATGGGACACAAAGATGGAGAACACTTTCATTTATATGAATTATAAATCACTGACATTCAGCACCGTTTGATGACGTGTCAAAAGATCATTCCAATGTAGGGTGAGTTACTTTCAGGTATATGTGTTGTTCGCCTGCTACAACGCCTGCTTTTTTCTAAAGAGTGATTCAGTAAACAATGATTAACATTTCCCTGATGTTAAGCTAACAGATGCTTAACATACTGCTAAGTAACGCGTAGCCCTGTGCCTGGTGCATGCTGACAGCGAGGCTCCCACACTACTTCTTTCCTTCACCAACTTACCACCAGGTTTATTTTTAAGAACACTAAGCTGTAACACAGAGGACACCTGCTTAAACTCGTACCTTTAGAAACTGTAAAGCAGTGTCGCCGCCGGTTGATCCATCGGAAGGGTATCAGCAGCCACATTCTTTTGCGGTAGTACGCATGCGTGAGTGTAgcactttttttgtgtttcgGAGCAGCCCAAACTACGTTGAGAGGGGTGGCTTTGGGCTTCCATATAAAAACCCAGCCGTTACTGCGCCCTCGCTAGCAGCAGCTTAAAACCAAGTGCGCTTAGTGACACACCCGTAAATTATGATAAAGGGCGAGTTCTCCTTCTCTTTTAGTGATTAAGTTGAGTTTTCCCCTCGTTGAGAAACACAGGCCAGACGCCAAGGTTAGTCAGTTTGCATGCTGTGAATCCCTTCCTATAACTCACTAGCAGTTAGCTATCTGAGTAGTTGAATGTACAAGTCCTAACACCAAACACACTTTAATTTTAGCTGTTTGAAGTTTCGCAGGTGctcattaaaataattaaagtgtATTTTACGTGCCAAAGTCTAcggttgctttaaaaaaaagcactagCCCAAACTCTAAAATAATACTTAAAATAATTACAGGAGCTAATCCAGTAAAATAGATGCAAAACAGCCCACATTACAGTGGCTAAGCTCTCTGGAAGCTCTCTGCTACTCTCTGCTGTTTTTATATAGCTTCCAGTGCTTACGTGGTTAAGGGTGTAGCTAAGTTACGAGGTGAAATACTGTGTCAGTGGTGGTGACGACTGTAAGATCCGCTGACAGTCTTTGCGAACTCGGTGAGTAAACATTCAGGTTTTGGCTTTTGTATGAGAAAGGGTCTGAGGCACCCTGCATTTTCACACTGAACTTGCAGTAAGTTCATCGTGAACACGCAGGGCAATAACATGGCGAGCTCAGAGGACGAGTCTCCCCAGGAAGAGGATGTTTTTTAGGCTTTGAGCAACGCTGGGTGTAGCTTTAAAGAGCAGCTGTGGTTATTTGTCTGAGACAGAAGTTGAAATGTTGAGACTGAATTttgtactcttttttttttgttgttgttgctttattTCGTTGTTGCTGGTTGTGTTGTTCGTTTCACAGAAAAGTTTGTGCTGCTGTACATGACAAAGGTCACTTTGCAAGGTTTAGCTGTACGTAGGCCTCGTGTGTGTTACCTTTATATAACTTcacttcttttttctgttatttcaaTGCACAGTGTTTCATTGTCTATTTCTCTGACAAAGATGACTAGTTTCCACGCGATCCAGTGATTGCTCTGAATGGATGTTGTAATTACAACCTTTGACAGAAGTTTCTATGGACACATCTAAACACGAGCTTACACGTCTTTTCGCTCACAGCCTTATCCTTTCAGTTAAGTTTTGTAAGAATGAAGTTAGGCTTGAACTTCTTACGCAATACCAGTAACAGACAAGTTACTCATGGTTTAATGTGAAAGGGGTGAGTGGCAGAAATGAATTGCTttcaaataaatacacataGGAGGAAAGAGCTTCCAAAGAAAAGCAGCATTTCCTGCCTTAATATGAAATTATTAACAGTGTATTCAAATCATATGTATGTGTTCTAATATCGTATGTGTTCTAATTCAGGGTGAGATAAGTAAAACTCTAAAAATAAACGTTTAGGAATCTAGATTTATGCCAAAgaatttcattttgttagaaaCTTCTAAGATTTAAGTAACAGTTTAGAGGTTAAATCTGTGTGAAGCACagttcaaataaaaatgaaatgaaatgttccACTCTAAAAGCTGGATCTTTAGACAGTAAGCTCACCTTGGCTGTAGTGTGATTCATCTAACTGAATGAAgtaaaaaatcataaaagtttctAACTTAAATTCTTGTAGACGAGTTTGTAGGAAGGACACAAAgcttcttaatttttttttgagcTATGTGTACTTGGATTTACTtatattatgtttatttatttatttattgagtgATGTATTGGAGTTGGATTGTTAACTATTTCCAGTTTCACTGTTAATACTCCCACCGAAATTAAAACAGGGGCTTTCCTCGCATATATCTTTTGATTCAACATCCACTTTCTGTGTGGTCTTACTTCCCCCCATGAAAGTTAGTcgctttgtttgaaaaggaTCTAAATTGGTCTAAGGAAAAATCCACTGAAAACATGATTCAGATATGTTCTGCTTGGAGACCATGTCAGCAGAAAGTTCATTGAAAACTCGTGACCATCAGgacttgtgctgttttgtagacACAATTTGGAATTTACCACTTTATTTCTTTGTGGGGAAAAAGCTGAGCTGTTTTGTTGGAATTGCATACATCATTCACATTTAgttaaacattaacatttacttTATGGGTGTTGTTCTGTTCACTTTAGGATGTGCTTTGACATAAGAACATAAATGGTTGAATGGTGAGACAGCACTGTTAAGCCGGGTGCCTTTTGCACACAGTTTTACCAGACTGGCAACATATTGTGTTACCTTAACCCTACAAACACCACAACCTCAAACAACCATATTTTCAAGTTGTGACATGCAAAGGTGCACTTTgtccacattctttgcagttttCTTTGACATGCAGGcatgtattatatataatttaTACACCTGTAAAACCCACTTACACATGCAGTGGGTGTGTGGAAATATATCAGTAAGAGTTGTCATCTGCTGGTTAtgggaaaaacaaacactaaacattccccacacatttttttcataagggaattttttatatatacatatatataaattgcATAATACCAACAGAATAAACATTTACAGAAATCTGTGACAGAAGGGATATTTGCAAGGACAAAAGAAGCCCTGGTGCTGTTCTTTATGCAGTGGGTGAAATAACTGGCACTACATGCTATACTTTTAGTCTGAGGTAGACAATTGTAGGAACCGTGACGTGAACTGTGCCAGATGATTACTGGCAGTGATAAGTGATTAGGAAGCAGACAGTGCATAATAGTCTGGTGTCTATGAACCAGGTGGGGTGAGTTTTCTGCCAGTTGGGCATTTTCTTTATTCACTTTTTTCTTCACATATTTCAATCTGAAATGATTTCCTACCATAAAGTACTTTAATGGGAGAATGATTTTAAACAGTTAGAATTAGTGAGGGAAGATATTGTTTaagtgtaaatgtaaaaaatatgttTACCATCTTCTGATTGCCAGAGTAGAACTCTTGATAATTTCTAAGACATACTGAACACAGTTAAAGGAGGTAATTTAACCAAAGACCATGAGAGTTTCCTAAATTTGGTGCCTTAACTTAACCAggtataaaataatataatatatatatatatatggagagagagTGCTGGCAAACCTTTTCCACTTGTAGAATATATATTCAAAAAGGGGCTTTAAGTTAAAAATTGAATTCATGTAAAGCCCAGATATTGAGTACATTTAGAGCCCTATTTGGAAAGAAATTGTTGCTGgacattatattttaaaatgcaaagataTTACATGTTGAACATCAgaatttagttttgttttaaagttgAGCTGATTGTGAATTTGATGCCAGCAACATGGTTTGAAAAAGTCAAGACACAAATTGTGTAATCTGGTGAAGCATCAAACATCTGATTGGGGTAATTGGAAAACAGGCAGCAGTGTAATTGGGTCTTAGTCTTTTAGAAGTAAAGATGCAGAGGAACTGAGAACTCTGAGAGAGACTCCTTGGGAAAATTTAAGCATAACTTCAAAAGAATTAGTGAATTTCATtatctgcttttaaaaaatgaaaacagtccAGGGGAGCTCAGGAAATTGCTGCACGGTCTCAGAAATACTTGCAGAAACAAATGATGAATCCagtttgttgttgctgctgtcacAAATTGCAAATTATGCataattactttattttttagaaaGTTTAACATAGAAACAAGATACAGAAACATCAAAGTGGAAAACTGCCCAGTTCAgaaatggatagatggatttATGGATGGAGCCTCCTGTAGGTTAAAAGACCAAAACGGTACCATCTAGCTTATACGTGTAGTCGTTTGTATTAGTGATCGTGGCTTGAGTGATGTGCACACCAGCGAAGTCACCATTAATGCTGAATGACATGTAGATTTTGGAGTGACACATGCTGCTATCCAAACAGCTTTTTCTCCACACAAGTTGAGCCACATTCTGCAAAGAGCAGTGGGATGCAacacataacaaacattttctgCATCGTAAAACCAAAATAATAAGTGCGTGAGAAAACGACTCAGTGATTCTTTTCGATCCCTGAATGCTTATAAATTAATAAGAAGTAATGTAAACCTTTGCTCTTCCCTTTGTACATGTTGGAGACATCAATTCATTTAAAATCTCAATTTcagtatttgatatattttctttGTGCCATTTTCATCAATATACAGATGAACTGATTTGcaaatttttttacattttatacagcATCCTAGCATTTTAACAAAGAGGTCGTATAAATATTATAACTATACACCACTCTGTATGCATTAAACTTTAAAGAACATACAGGATGATATGAGCACAAACACGGTTAATGGTAAATTTGACTTAAGTAGCTAATGTTAAAACGATTTTAAAAATGGTCTGTCTTTCTCGTCCTTTAATTTACGCCACTGTGTATCACTGCGCAAACCTTCAGTACCCGCTATTACTTAGTTAAACTTCCTCAAGTTGAGCACATGGTGGAGCTGTGGCCAGCACCCCTATAAGTATCATTCCTGTAAGAAACCGTGACTTAAGTGATCTTTTAGTGTTAACACTTTAAAGCAAGCTTGAAACTGAAACAAAGGTAACAGAAACTATTTGTGGAGGGTGAGAAATGTTGACAACATTGCAGGAAAAGTATTTAAAGGAAAGACTCAAAATACACATGGGAAGAAAAGCTATGCTGTCTTTTGCCTGGCATCATCATTTTTTCTGTGAAGTACTAAAGATAACAGCAAAGCTCGTGTAAATGCTGCGTTTGCATTTCACACCGTATTTACTCAAGCATCAGAAAGTGagaactattttgctggtattTCTCAGTAGAAAGATGCTTATCTGATTATTATCTGGAAATGCTGTACAACA contains the following coding sequences:
- the coq4 gene encoding ubiquinone biosynthesis protein COQ4 homolog, mitochondrial isoform X1, whose product is MWLLIPFRWINRRRHCFTVSKVVCVQQLHSSSTEFTNIHYDGLYPGHIPTTAVQKALLSIGSGVAALQNPYRHDMVAVLGETTGHLALIKLRDRMRNDPEGYAVLTERPRIRLSTLDLTKMASLPDGSFGREYLRFLEDNDVTPDSRADVKFVDNEELAYVMQRYREVHDLLHTLLGMPTNMLGEVAVKWFEAAQTGLPMCALGAVLGPLRLNASRLQSLFTSLGPWALQSGRRARCVLSIFYERRWEQSLEDLQRELNIEPPPIIPKAKKKT
- the coq4 gene encoding ubiquinone biosynthesis protein COQ4 homolog, mitochondrial isoform X2, whose amino-acid sequence is MWLLIPFRWINRRRHCFTVSKVCVQQLHSSSTEFTNIHYDGLYPGHIPTTAVQKALLSIGSGVAALQNPYRHDMVAVLGETTGHLALIKLRDRMRNDPEGYAVLTERPRIRLSTLDLTKMASLPDGSFGREYLRFLEDNDVTPDSRADVKFVDNEELAYVMQRYREVHDLLHTLLGMPTNMLGEVAVKWFEAAQTGLPMCALGAVLGPLRLNASRLQSLFTSLGPWALQSGRRARCVLSIFYERRWEQSLEDLQRELNIEPPPIIPKAKKKT